One genomic window of Danio rerio strain Tuebingen ecotype United States chromosome 24, GRCz12tu, whole genome shotgun sequence includes the following:
- the atg9b gene encoding autophagy-related protein 9B isoform X1, which yields MAGFETYQEYQRIHDYDEDSPPGEEDLLIHVPEGRGDPWHHIKNLDNFFTRIYHFHQKNGFACMVLSEFFELVQFLFVVTFTTFLFNCVEYDVLFANRAVNHTGQSLGPLDRSKVTLPDAILPSEQCTERIQGNSWIIFLLIMAAIFWVYRLVKVICNVLSYWEIRQFYIKALKIQMDELCNFTWQEVQNRLILLQREHPMCVQKRELSELDIYHRILRFKNYTVAMINKSLLPVRLRVPFIGDVIFLTQGLKYNFELILFWGPLSLFQNKWSLHPKYKRAANRHDLAKQLSRVILLTGLVNLLLCPFVLVWQVLYAFFSYAEVIKREPGSLGAHRWSLFGRLYLRHFNELDHELQGRLGRGYKPAAKYMNAFVSPLLAVLAKNVAFFSGSVLAVLIALTVYDEDVLTVQHILTAITVLGVVITVTRSFIPDEHMVWCPEQLLQCVLAHIHYMPDHWQGSANKSETRDEMAQLFQYKAVFILEELLSPIITPFILIFPLRSKSLEIIDFFRNFTVDVAGVGDICSFAQMDIRRHGNPQWMSEGQTEASVYQQAENGKTELSLMHFTIKNPQWQPPQDSSIFISHLKEKVHQDAQTGPSTQLLLSEAPLCSSLLSNESGTGPDNLLASVLAHPVLTASGLPGRNRRFISPSSAASAAASVLASLSSSQQPHASRSRSHTLLPSRQQHDGHMYSSEHTVADSMSASDPRMLSQSRSALASEFASAEMSLHAIYMHEVSNEDTQ from the exons ATCTATCACTTCCATCAGAAGAACGGATTCGCCTGCATGGTGTTATCAGAGTTTTTTGAACTTGT GCAATTCCTGTTTGTGGTCACGTTTACAACTTTTCTCTTCAACTGTGTGGAATATGATGTTCTCTTTGCCAATCGAGCCGTCAATCACACGGGTCAGAGCCTCGGGCCTCTGGACAGGAGCAAAGTCACCCTTCCTGATGCTATTTTACCTAGTGAGCAATGCACTGAGAG GATTCAAGGAAACAGCTGGATCATCTTTCTCTTGATAATGGCAGCCATTTTCTGGGTGTACCGGCTGGTGAAAGTGATCTGTAACGTCCTCAGCTACTGGGAGATCCGGCAGTTTTATATCAAAGCACTGAAAATACAGATG GATGAGTTGTGCAACTTCACATGGCAGGAAGTCCAGAACCGTCTCATCCTCCTCCAGCGTGAGCATCCCATGTGTGTCCAGAAGCGTGAACTCTCTGAACTGGACATTTACCACCGCATCCTGCGCTTCAAGAACTACACAGTGGCCATGATCAACAAATCCCTGCTGCCTGTCAGGCTCCGAGTGCCCTTCATAGGTGACGTCATCTTCCTCACGCAGGGCCTCAAATACAACTTCGAGCTCATCCTCTTCTGGGGCCCGTTGTCTCTCTTCCAGAACAAATGGAGCCTGCATCCCAAATACAAGCGGGCAGCAAACCGCCACGATCTGGCCAAGCAGCTCAGTCGGGTTATTCTGCTGACTGGACTGGTCAATCTGCTGCTGTGCCCATTTGTGTTAGTCTGGCAGGTGTTATACGCGTTTTTTAGCTACGCAGAAGTGATCAAGCGCGAGCCGGGGAGTTTGGGGGCTCATCGATGGTCCCTGTTTGGACGTCTTTATCTGCGGCATTTCAATGAGCTGGACCACGAGCTGCAGGGCAGGCTGGGTCGTGGGTATAAACCCGCTGCTAAGTACATGAACGCTTTCGTGTCTCCTCTGTTAGCGGTGCTGGCCAAAAATGTGGCTTTCTTTTCTGGCTCAGTGCTGGCGGTGCTCATCGCTCTGACGGTGTACGATGAAGATGTGCTCACCGTCCAACACATCCTGACGGCCATCACTGTGCTGGGGGTCGTCATCACCGTGACCAG GTCTTTTATTCCTGATGAGCATATGGTGTGGTGTCCTGAACAGCTGCTTCAGTGTGTCCTGGCACACATTCACTACATGCCCGACCACTGGCAGGGCAGCGCTAACAAGAGCGAGACCCGAGACGAGATGGCACAGCTTTTCCAGTATAAAGCG GTCTTCATCTTGGAGGAGCTGCTCAGTCCCATCATTACCCCCTTTATCCTTATCTTCCCCCTGAGAAGCAAATCTCTGGAGATCATCGACTTCTTCCGCAACTTCACTGTGGATGTGGCAGGAGTCGGGGACATTTGCTCATTCGCACAGATGGACATCAGGAGGCACGGAAACCCACAG TGGATGTCTGAAGGGCAGACGGAGGCCTCGGTGTACCAGCAGGCGGAGAACGGGAAGACGGAGCTCTCTCTCATGCACTTCACCATCAAGAACCCGCAGTGGCAGCCGCCGCAGGACAGCTCCATCTTCATCAGTCACCTTAAAGAGAAGGTGCATCAGGATGCCCAGACCGGCCCATCAACACAACTGCTGCTGTCTGAGGCTCCGCTCTGCTCCTCGCTGCTGTCCAATGAGTCAGGCACCGGG CCTGACAACCTGTTAGCCAGTGTTTTGGCTCACCCTGTCCTGACGGCCTCGGGTCTGCCTGGAAGAAACCGGCGCTTCATTTCTCCCAGCAGCGCGGCGTCAGCGGCTGCTAGCGTCCTAGCGTCTCTCTCATCTTCCCAGCAGCCTCACGCCAGCCGGTCGCGCTCACACACACTCCTGCCGTCCCGACAGCAACACGACGGACACATGTACAGCAGCGAGCACACAGTGGCGGACAG CATGTCCGCTAGTGACCCCAGGATGCTCAGTCAGTCTCGTTCAGCGCTGGCGTCAGAGTTTGCGTCTGCAGAGATGAGTCTGCACGCAATATACATGCATGAGGTGAGTAATGAGGACACACAATGA